In the Moraxella osloensis genome, one interval contains:
- a CDS encoding AAA family ATPase, producing the protein MKQATALDILKTGKNVFLTGSAGAGKTYTINQYLHYLRARDVAVAVTASTGIAATHMNGMTIHSWAGIGISNELTAKDIARIKKRTVVVERIERTKVLVIDEISMLHRQQFELINQVLQAIKENTLPFGGIQLLVAGDFFQLPPIGEPHESNRDKFAFMAQAWLDADFQICYLSEQHRQTTDKTAVLGNTYYGLDLNAILNQIRSQQFTPHIMPALTATAEHVLADNRTRLFTHNVNVQAINEQELGKLTTAAHTFRAWGEGDEKLVETLKKSVRNTPELVLKLGAKVMFIKNNAELNVSNGTMGKVVDFVATTLNKQPNKQTDDSPSKNSPSKNPSEPLDEQVLAADASALLDAIEQEQQADMADLLDEVNGGQSQQTHPTDEDRDEDDTAATDTADDKLSELLYPLVELNDGRKVIAEYDSWRIDDEEGEILAAYYHIPLTLAWAITIHKSQGMTLDAAEVDLSKTFEKGQGYVALSRLKQLSGLQLLGVNELSLQLDPLARGADQRFQAISAEQEREFLTRSKKQLNDLHREFIIQCRGTLDKEKIAAYENRAKQQQKMIEKRRHAVQQLQSLADDAAGVITPTVLETKALLDESLTIAEIAQARNLAQSTVMGHIEKIAEHFPRANIAHLRPDDEWLQPIDKAYQKIAKRDDKRDKDNDGKIKIRAIVEELRNAYSYNDVKLALLFLKPHGN; encoded by the coding sequence ATGAAACAAGCCACCGCCCTTGATATCCTTAAAACTGGTAAAAATGTATTTTTAACAGGCTCAGCAGGGGCGGGCAAGACCTATACCATCAATCAGTATTTGCATTATCTGCGCGCAAGGGATGTGGCGGTCGCGGTGACGGCAAGCACAGGTATTGCTGCTACCCACATGAACGGCATGACCATTCACAGCTGGGCAGGTATCGGCATTAGTAATGAGTTAACCGCCAAAGACATCGCCCGTATCAAAAAACGCACGGTGGTTGTGGAGCGCATTGAGCGCACCAAAGTATTGGTGATTGATGAAATCTCGATGCTGCATCGACAGCAATTTGAGCTGATTAACCAAGTGCTACAAGCCATCAAGGAAAACACCTTGCCGTTTGGTGGGATACAGTTATTGGTTGCCGGGGATTTTTTTCAGTTGCCGCCGATTGGTGAGCCCCATGAGAGCAACCGTGATAAATTTGCCTTTATGGCGCAAGCTTGGCTGGATGCAGATTTTCAGATTTGCTATTTATCCGAGCAGCACCGTCAAACAACTGACAAAACAGCGGTATTAGGCAACACCTATTATGGTTTGGATTTAAATGCGATTTTAAATCAGATTCGTAGCCAGCAGTTTACCCCCCATATCATGCCTGCTTTGACTGCAACGGCTGAGCATGTGCTAGCCGACAACCGTACCCGACTGTTTACCCACAATGTCAACGTGCAAGCCATCAATGAGCAGGAACTTGGCAAACTTACCACAGCGGCGCATACTTTTCGCGCTTGGGGAGAAGGCGATGAAAAGCTGGTCGAGACGTTAAAAAAATCCGTACGCAATACCCCAGAGCTCGTGCTCAAACTTGGCGCAAAAGTGATGTTTATCAAAAACAACGCTGAACTCAATGTGTCAAATGGTACCATGGGCAAGGTAGTTGATTTTGTTGCCACCACCCTAAATAAACAACCAAATAAACAAACAGACGATAGCCCATCAAAAAACAGCCCATCAAAAAACCCATCTGAGCCGCTTGATGAACAAGTGCTGGCAGCAGATGCAAGTGCCTTGCTCGATGCCATCGAACAAGAACAACAAGCCGATATGGCAGACTTGCTGGATGAAGTCAATGGCGGTCAATCACAACAAACTCACCCCACTGATGAGGATAGGGATGAGGATGATACCGCCGCGACAGACACAGCTGATGACAAGCTGTCGGAGTTACTGTACCCCTTAGTTGAGCTCAATGACGGCCGCAAAGTCATCGCCGAATATGATTCATGGCGTATTGATGATGAAGAGGGCGAAATACTGGCTGCCTATTATCACATCCCCTTGACGCTGGCGTGGGCGATTACCATTCACAAAAGCCAAGGCATGACGCTGGATGCGGCAGAAGTGGATTTATCCAAAACCTTTGAAAAAGGGCAGGGCTATGTGGCTTTATCACGGTTAAAGCAGCTATCTGGACTACAATTACTGGGCGTTAATGAATTAAGCTTACAGCTTGATCCGTTAGCGCGTGGCGCTGATCAGCGATTTCAGGCGATCAGTGCAGAGCAAGAACGTGAATTTCTGACGCGCAGTAAAAAACAGCTTAATGACCTTCATCGTGAATTTATCATTCAATGCCGGGGTACGCTGGATAAAGAAAAAATTGCTGCGTATGAAAATCGCGCCAAACAACAGCAAAAAATGATTGAAAAACGTCGCCATGCTGTACAGCAGCTGCAATCTTTGGCGGATGATGCGGCAGGCGTTATCACCCCCACGGTGCTGGAAACCAAAGCCTTGTTGGATGAAAGTTTGACTATCGCAGAAATTGCGCAAGCCCGTAATCTAGCCCAATCAACCGTGATGGGGCATATCGAGAAAATTGCTGAGCATTTTCCCCGCGCCAACATAGCGCATCTACGCCCTGATGACGAATGGCTACAACCGATTGATAAGGCGTATCAAAAAATAGCCAAACGTGATGACAAACGCGATAAAGATAACGATGGTAAGATCAAAATTCGCGCGATTGTCGAAGAATTAAGAAACGCCTATTCTTATAATGATGTGAAACTTGCCTTGTTGTTTTTAAAGCCGCATGGCAATTGA
- a CDS encoding type I glyceraldehyde-3-phosphate dehydrogenase, which produces MNASTIKPFNIAINGFGRIGRNVLRAYIERFCQNPLQLQPLNIVAINDIAEPETLLHLLKYDSTHGRLSAVSDIHIELKTVDLGEKQQHFLLLSQGEFRQKIALIQQPIATKLPWQKLGIDMVLESTGHFRSYEQASQHIIAGAKQVMIGAAPFDHVDASIVVGVNDHELSRDKKILSSVSCTTQALVPLLYVLHRAYGIESAMMTEIHAVTADQTVLDQVHRDLRRARASGHNIIPTTSSSIAAVNRVMPHMAGKVNGYSIRVPTMDVAAIDVTFTFDKATDVTAINQLLKHASEQDLSGIMDYSDEPLVSSDFIHDAHSLVIDSLQTMSVGRQFKVFAWYDNEWGYANRMLDICQTLAKL; this is translated from the coding sequence TTGAACGCTTCCACCATCAAACCTTTTAACATCGCTATTAATGGCTTTGGTCGTATTGGGCGCAACGTGCTACGTGCTTATATCGAGCGGTTTTGTCAAAATCCTTTACAATTACAGCCGTTAAATATCGTCGCCATCAATGATATTGCTGAGCCAGAAACCCTGCTCCATCTACTCAAATATGACAGTACCCACGGTCGATTATCTGCGGTCAGTGATATCCATATTGAATTAAAAACAGTGGATTTGGGGGAAAAACAACAGCATTTTTTGCTATTAAGCCAAGGGGAATTTCGGCAGAAAATTGCATTGATACAGCAGCCCATTGCCACCAAATTACCTTGGCAAAAACTCGGCATCGACATGGTGCTTGAGAGCACGGGTCATTTTCGTAGCTATGAACAGGCGTCACAGCATATTATCGCGGGCGCCAAGCAGGTGATGATTGGGGCTGCCCCGTTTGATCATGTGGATGCCAGTATCGTAGTGGGCGTCAATGACCATGAGCTTAGCCGTGATAAAAAGATTTTATCCAGTGTGTCGTGTACCACCCAAGCGCTCGTGCCTTTACTGTATGTATTGCACCGTGCCTATGGCATCGAATCCGCAATGATGACCGAAATCCATGCAGTGACTGCTGACCAAACCGTGCTTGACCAAGTGCACCGTGATTTGCGCCGTGCACGGGCTTCTGGGCATAACATTATCCCAACCACATCAAGTAGTATCGCTGCGGTCAATCGGGTGATGCCGCATATGGCAGGCAAGGTGAATGGGTATTCAATCCGCGTACCGACCATGGATGTCGCGGCAATTGATGTGACATTTACCTTTGATAAAGCCACGGATGTCACCGCTATCAATCAGCTGTTAAAGCATGCCAGTGAACAAGATTTATCGGGTATCATGGATTACAGCGATGAGCCATTGGTGTCCAGTGACTTTATCCATGATGCCCATTCATTGGTGATTGATAGCTTACAGACCATGAGTGTGGGGCGGCAGTTTAAAGTGTTTGCTTGGTATGATAATGAATGGGGCTACGCCAATCGCATGCTCGATATTTGCCAAACCTTAGCCAAACTATAA
- the purH gene encoding bifunctional phosphoribosylaminoimidazolecarboxamide formyltransferase/IMP cyclohydrolase: MNQAYALLSVSDKSGIVDFAKGLITHGFRLLSTGGTYKLLKQHDLAVTEVAEYTGFAEMMDGRVKTLHPKIHGGILGRRGTDDAIMQEHGIDRIDMVVVNLYPFAQTVANPNVTKEDAIENIDIGGPTMVRAAAKNHDHVSIVTSPNDYAAILGELTANGHISDTTRFDLAVKAFEHTAHYDGMIANFLGNRLQSFESADQFPRTFNVQMDKAQDLRYGENPHQQAAFYVEKAQVNGQKEASIATAKQLQGKELSYNNIADTDAALECVKSFDMPACVIVKHANPCGVAVDADLTHAYQKAFATDPESAFGGIIAFNRELDIKTAKAIVDQQFVEVIIAPSVADGVLDVTSAKKNVRVLVCGELPNPSERQAQFDFKRVTGGLLVQAQDLGLITLDDLKVVTKIQPTQQQFDDLLFTWQVAKYVKSNAIVYAKDGRTIGVGAGQMSRVNSARIAAIKAEHAGLSPVGAVMASDAFFPFRDGIDNAAAVGIKAIIQPGGSMRDDETIAAADEHGIAMVFTGMRHFRH; the protein is encoded by the coding sequence ATGAATCAAGCTTATGCATTGCTCTCTGTTTCTGATAAGTCGGGTATTGTGGATTTTGCCAAAGGTCTAATCACCCACGGTTTTCGTCTACTATCAACGGGCGGCACCTACAAACTACTCAAACAACATGACTTAGCAGTGACTGAGGTCGCAGAATACACAGGTTTTGCAGAGATGATGGATGGTCGGGTAAAAACCCTGCATCCAAAAATTCATGGCGGTATTTTAGGTCGCCGCGGCACTGATGATGCCATTATGCAAGAACATGGTATCGACCGCATTGATATGGTGGTTGTCAATTTATATCCATTCGCCCAAACCGTTGCCAACCCCAATGTCACCAAAGAAGACGCCATCGAAAACATTGATATTGGTGGACCTACCATGGTGCGTGCCGCGGCAAAAAATCATGACCATGTCAGCATTGTGACAAGCCCCAACGATTATGCAGCAATCTTGGGTGAGCTAACAGCAAACGGTCACATCAGTGATACCACTCGATTTGATTTAGCGGTAAAAGCATTTGAGCATACCGCACATTATGACGGTATGATTGCCAACTTTTTAGGCAATCGCCTGCAAAGCTTTGAATCGGCTGACCAATTCCCGCGTACTTTTAACGTGCAAATGGACAAAGCCCAAGACTTACGCTATGGTGAAAACCCGCATCAACAAGCTGCTTTTTATGTCGAAAAAGCGCAGGTAAATGGGCAAAAAGAAGCCAGTATTGCCACCGCCAAGCAATTACAAGGCAAAGAACTATCTTACAACAACATCGCAGATACCGATGCAGCGTTAGAATGCGTCAAATCGTTTGATATGCCTGCGTGTGTCATCGTTAAACACGCCAATCCCTGTGGTGTGGCCGTGGATGCCGATTTAACCCATGCTTATCAAAAAGCCTTTGCCACTGACCCAGAATCTGCGTTTGGCGGTATCATCGCCTTTAACCGTGAATTAGATATCAAAACAGCAAAAGCGATTGTGGATCAGCAATTTGTTGAAGTCATTATCGCCCCAAGCGTTGCCGACGGTGTACTCGATGTCACATCTGCCAAGAAAAATGTACGCGTGTTAGTCTGCGGTGAATTACCAAACCCAAGTGAGCGACAAGCCCAGTTTGATTTCAAACGCGTCACTGGAGGTTTATTGGTACAAGCGCAAGATTTGGGCTTAATTACTTTAGATGATTTAAAAGTGGTGACAAAAATACAGCCGACTCAGCAACAATTCGATGATTTGCTATTTACTTGGCAAGTCGCCAAATATGTGAAATCCAACGCGATTGTGTATGCCAAAGATGGACGTACCATTGGGGTAGGTGCAGGGCAAATGAGCCGCGTGAACTCAGCACGTATTGCCGCGATTAAAGCTGAGCACGCTGGTCTATCGCCTGTGGGCGCGGTGATGGCATCAGATGCCTTCTTCCCGTTCCGTGACGGTATTGACAATGCCGCAGCGGTGGGGATTAAGGCGATTATCCAGCCAGGTGGCTCCATGCGCGATGACGAAACCATCGCCGCAGCCGATGAACATGGCATTGCGATGGTGTTCACCGGTATGCGTCATTTTAGACATTAA
- a CDS encoding helix-turn-helix domain-containing protein has translation MPNSIALKNRAKYSNMSDSPSNPYTTHTPSQTSPSASLAHHIELVVREYFDNLKEQQPTQLYELMLSQFEKPLISVVLEHTRGNQTKTAEILGLNRGTLRKKLKTHQLL, from the coding sequence ATGCCCAATTCTATTGCTTTAAAAAATCGCGCCAAGTATTCCAATATGTCAGATAGCCCATCTAACCCATACACTACCCATACCCCATCGCAAACTTCTCCAAGCGCAAGCTTAGCTCATCACATTGAGCTTGTGGTGCGAGAGTACTTCGATAATTTAAAAGAACAACAACCGACCCAGCTTTATGAGCTTATGTTGTCACAATTTGAAAAACCGCTAATCAGTGTTGTCCTTGAACACACCCGCGGCAATCAAACCAAAACCGCAGAGATTTTGGGACTTAATCGCGGTACATTGCGTAAAAAACTCAAAACCCACCAATTATTATAA